In the Salvelinus fontinalis isolate EN_2023a chromosome 34, ASM2944872v1, whole genome shotgun sequence genome, one interval contains:
- the LOC129833167 gene encoding transmembrane protein 106B-like isoform X1, producing the protein MGAGSSQPSENDEQAIVPQQDRRKTSNRRHSEETLDCPTCQGTGRIPRGQESKLVAVIPCSDQRLKPRHTKLYVTVSVTLCLLVSSLVLFFLFPRSVILSPGAVESVYVYFTPTTVQMNITNILNITNDNFFTVQAYNLTVQALFDKTVVGKADMKNVTTVKPLTDKTFSFEIPVTLMEEGLNNYCKKSTIKIHTLFVHLQMSMTVYYLAHFEQLSLDTYEYIDCGSNTTTPHIINPTP; encoded by the exons ATGGGAGCTGGTTCCAGTCAGCCCAGTGAGAATGATGAGCAGGCCATCGTACCCCAGCAGGACAGGAGGAAGACCTCTAACAGGAGACACTCTGAGGAAACACTGGACTGCCCAACCTGCCAGGGCACAGGCCGCATCCCACGAGGTCAGGAGAGCAAATTGGTGGCAGTGATCCCCTGCTCCGATCAGAGACTGAAACCACGACACAC GAAATTGTATGTCACTGTGTCGGTGACGCTGTGCTTACTGGTCAGCTCGCTCGTCCTCTTCTTCTTGTTTCCTCGCAGTGTCATCCTCTCACCCGGGGCTGTCGAGTCTGTCTATGTTTACTTCACCCCGACCACTGTCCAAATGAACATCACG AACATCCTGAATATTACCAATGACAACTTTTTTACAGTTCAGGCCTACAACTTGACAGTGCAGGCTCTTTTTGATAAAACGGTTGTGGGCAAGGCTGATATGAAAAATGTCACCACCGTCAAACCACTCACGGACAAAACG TTTAGCTTTGAGATTCCTGTCACGCTAATGGAGGAGGGTCTGAA CAATTACTGCAAGAAATCTACAATCAAGATCCACACGTTATTTGTCCATCTTCA gaTGTCAATGACTGTCTACTACCTGGCCCACTTTGAGCAGCTTTCCCTGGACACGTATGAATACATCGACTGTGGGTCTAACACCACAACACCCCACATCATCAACCCTACACCCTGA
- the LOC129833167 gene encoding transmembrane protein 106B-like isoform X2 — MGAGSSQPSENDEQAIVPQQDRRKTSNRRHSEETLDCPTCQGTGRIPRGQESKLVAVIPCSDQRLKPRHTVILSPGAVESVYVYFTPTTVQMNITNILNITNDNFFTVQAYNLTVQALFDKTVVGKADMKNVTTVKPLTDKTFSFEIPVTLMEEGLNNYCKKSTIKIHTLFVHLQMSMTVYYLAHFEQLSLDTYEYIDCGSNTTTPHIINPTP, encoded by the exons ATGGGAGCTGGTTCCAGTCAGCCCAGTGAGAATGATGAGCAGGCCATCGTACCCCAGCAGGACAGGAGGAAGACCTCTAACAGGAGACACTCTGAGGAAACACTGGACTGCCCAACCTGCCAGGGCACAGGCCGCATCCCACGAGGTCAGGAGAGCAAATTGGTGGCAGTGATCCCCTGCTCCGATCAGAGACTGAAACCACGACACAC TGTCATCCTCTCACCCGGGGCTGTCGAGTCTGTCTATGTTTACTTCACCCCGACCACTGTCCAAATGAACATCACG AACATCCTGAATATTACCAATGACAACTTTTTTACAGTTCAGGCCTACAACTTGACAGTGCAGGCTCTTTTTGATAAAACGGTTGTGGGCAAGGCTGATATGAAAAATGTCACCACCGTCAAACCACTCACGGACAAAACG TTTAGCTTTGAGATTCCTGTCACGCTAATGGAGGAGGGTCTGAA CAATTACTGCAAGAAATCTACAATCAAGATCCACACGTTATTTGTCCATCTTCA gaTGTCAATGACTGTCTACTACCTGGCCCACTTTGAGCAGCTTTCCCTGGACACGTATGAATACATCGACTGTGGGTCTAACACCACAACACCCCACATCATCAACCCTACACCCTGA
- the LOC129833168 gene encoding ADP-ribosylation factor-like protein 4D has protein sequence MGNQLTEMAPNTPFLPNFQSLHVVVIGLDSAGKTSLLYRLKLREFVETIPTKGFNTERIKVAVGSSRATTTFQVWDVGGQEKLRPLWKSYTRRTDGLVFVVDAAETERMEEAKVEIHRISRSAENQGVPILVLANKQDLDSAVSAVEVEKALALHELSNSTLHHTQGCSALNGQGLQPGLEKLYEMILKRKKLLRHSKKKR, from the coding sequence ATGGGCAACCAGCTAACAGAGATGGCCCCCAACACTCCTTTCCTCCCCAACTTCCAGTCTCTGCATGTGGTCGTCATCGGCCTGGACTCTGCAGGAAAGACCTCCCTGCTGTACAGACTAAAGCTCCGGGAGTTTGTGGAGACCATCCCCACAAAGGGCTTCAACACTGAACGGATTAAAGTAGCAGTTGGAAGCTCGCGGGCCACCACCACCTTCCAGGTGTGGGACGTGGGCGGTCAGGAGAAGCTGCGGCCTCTGTGGAAGTCATACACGCGTCGCACCGATGGCCTGGTGTTTGTTGTGGATGCTGCAGAGACTGAGCGCATGGAGGAGGCCAAGGTGGAGATCCACCGCATCAGTCGCTCGGCAGAGAACCAGGGAGTACCAATTCTGGTGCTTGCCAACAAGCAGGACTTGGACTCTGCAGTCTCTGCTGTGGAGGTGGAGAAGGCCTTGGCCCTCCATGAGCTTAGCAACTCCACACTGCACCACACCCAGGGATGCAGCGCGCTGAACGGCCAGGGGCTCCAACCCGGCCTGGAGAAATTATATGAAATGATCCTAAAGAGGAAGAAGCTGCTCAGACACAGTAAGAAGAAGAGATGA